The Meriones unguiculatus strain TT.TT164.6M chromosome 13 unlocalized genomic scaffold, Bangor_MerUng_6.1 Chr13_unordered_Scaffold_33, whole genome shotgun sequence DNA segment CCTCTCTGATAGGTCCCTGTCCTTTCACTTCTTATCCCGCTCCCCCCCACCCGTGTACATCACATTGGCTTTTTGGGTGAGGACTGAGCGGTTTcccgaaggtcctccttcttgttctgcaaattttcacatgttcattctgcatgatatgactcaaagttccttataagtgagtctctaccaggcctgtctttctgcttctgggatacctcgctcgggatgacatgggaagactaaataaaatctcagatatagaaatacgaaagtaataaactcaaggctgttaaagtgttcaagctttacttttcggaagggccactctctttctctagtggccccaaaaaagtaaaatgtatgttgttttgcttgtggaagatattatgtcattttaaagatgtgtctaaggtagattattgggctgtcttttctttttttttttaaataaattctcagttccatagaatttattatttatttatttattattgattattttattgatttttattacagagttaataaaatgtaattaataaacaacaacaataatagtagtagtagtagtaataataaaataataaaacacttctcaaaaaaaaattctcagttgcttgctccttgattactcacccccagtgatgtagccttgccaggccccagacaaAGAGGTTCCATGTCCTCCTTATGGACGTTAAGAAGGtaggggaagatggcaatggtggagagagctccccctttcagtggaacaggggaagaagatagggggaaaagggagggagggtgctactggaaggggagttgtggaatgggtctccattaggtaatgattaaaaaatgagctcacaaggaagaaaggtggcaaagacaaagattctattgttctttgctttctttatatcatctttcttttctttgagggagggcgggtacccagactggactcaaatttttgctgtcaagttttgtttttctaattaatttgtattttattaatcatttttattttttcagaatttattcattgtatacccctttttaaaggccacttcctcaactcctactggtcccatactccttccctctttcccccaaaccctttcccctaatcctTTCAAAGGGGGAGTCCCCCTCCactcccatccatccacacattatcagaacactactcagctattaaaatgagggaaataaaatGTCTGCTCTTATTatttctgcataggccactgtgctcaactcagaagacttcatactatgaagcttgcctgtaagcttactgtgaaataaacaataggtataactcgttttagagagtcccaccccaaagacactgtttgatttaccatctcacatcaagaaacatgtgaaatttgaaatgctatgaagtgtgaaatatttttttcacaagcatttcagagaacgtggttctcttgctgcttggaggctgtttcccaccagtccaggaaggaaggaggcccagaagatgaggaagccactcagaagatgaggaagcttggaagccacccaagcataacagtgatcagaatactctgggaaccacctcagaaagtaagttcaactttaattccagaaaacagagggtatgtaccccttagggagtggctgggatgctctaaggataggtgtagataattgtttaaaactgggcacttcaaggatgcttgatttgcattaaacagcacattcctatcatgtgaaaaagaacatggaacctcattttcctatatttgaagggaggggagtaatcagggatctgtgtcaaaggccatgtatcagTTTTGGTTGcaggcatctatgtctaaaggcactctccagatgaagtcaggcagggaaaactcacccttgccatggttatacaactaggccagcagcagggtcatacatgcaagagaaagcctcctccctcacatctcaaacttcagtctgggttgtgatgtttttcaatagaacccctggaacaataggtatgtgtacacaaagaaacttctacaggctaccactgttgtgatactctcagagaacttcctggctggtgttagttcaccattccctagatattcatccactggactaaaagtttcttgtgtaaacgaggcaattgaaaacagtaaatgttgagaatcaggattatcaataagtcttccgtaaacaccttattatataatactgttgcatgtaattgatattcaccattaattgtattctttttaaaaataagtttatttactttaaattccaatagtaatccccctcccttctctgccccatgactactctccgttcctattgccccttcatatataatactgttgcatgttcccttcagaaaagggaggtcatttccactgagctagttttacagttctgttggatctcagtggaccaaagtacacaaaggcctttccaaattgcttatactcacagaattcctctccagtaaggatacttttatgatgatgatgactctagatttgtgcaaggcctcaccattttaacacattcataagtttttcctctattatgaatcctttcatgatgatgaagattatacaaatgtggaatggtttcaccatgttaaaagcactcacaggctttctgtccattaggatttctttcatgagtgtggagattattctgaagtccaaaagttttttcacattggttacagtcagacatctttccagtatgtgttattttatgtattaggagatgttatgtgcaaaggctttgccacatagttatattcatatggtttccctccagaatgtgctgttgtcttaggagatgattgttacatgcaaaggctttatcacactaattaccctcacaaggcttccctccactgtgtgtcttttcctgtttttggagactactctgctgtgcaaaggctttatcagattgggtatattcataaggtttctttccagtatgtgttcttttatgtcttatgagatgactgttttctgcaaaggctttgccacactcattacattcataaggtttctctccagtgtgtgttcttttatggctcatgagatgactgttttttgcaaaggctttaccacactcattacattcataaggtttctctccagtgtgtgttcttttatggcttatgagatgactgttttgtgcaaaggctttaccacactggttacattcataaggtttctctccagtgtgtgttcttttatggcttaagagagtactgttttgtgcaaaggctttaccacactggttacattcataaggtttctctccagtgtgtgttcttttatggcttaagagagtactgttttctgcaaaggctttgccacactcattacattcataaggtttctctccagtgtgtgttcttgtatggcttaagagagtactgttttctgcaaaggctttgccacactcattacattcataaggtttctctccagtatgtgttcttttatgccgtatgagctgactgctttttgcaaaggctttaccacatagattacatttgtaaggcttctctccagtgtgtgttcttttatgccatataagaacagtgatataggggaaggttttcccacatagagtgcatttaaagggtttctctccagtatgactgctttcatgcctgcaaagaaaattggcacatgtgaaagatttgccaccgtcatttcattacactaataaatatatttatctatgtgaattaatttcataatttggtctaatggtaaagaagaatcaaatttaaaagttttatcacattatttacattcacggtattccccttcattatgggtatttttgaagatccctgtgatggtaagagaatttgttatgtggatcagttttatagcatcatttttctataagagcttttctcctatatatgaagagtatttaagaattcagagttttaccacagcaatcccattcacaaatttttgtactgtatgaatgatacttcatttacaaagtgagccaggaaaagcagaagttccaaagtcctagtattcataggtattttcagcaatatgagtttgctgataaattctcagtgaagttgcaaaaccaattaacagtaaccatttatcacattcagaaaatttactcacagtggggactactaccaaatcaattgttcttggagaaagacagggacactgcttctttaaatatccctatgctcatgtgtcttagaatcattttgacatatgatataccagtttaatttacaaaaataataaagattcccacattgaattaacacagtttgttttttgttcatcatagatatgtcatatagggattaaggtttctccacaacaatattcttgattctcataagctgcttctttcactaaactttacaaagttactgcacaaaaatgagtaacactgattctactatgaaatttttgcttattagaaggttttggacacataatgatcaccaattcagtgtgcatacctcttacaatatctgagtagatagaatgagactaaacagattggcagttcaagtcagtagctgtaatgtccatatgattcaaatggtatttttgttacaatattattttattttcttctatcttaggggagtgccttgtaaacacaaatcagatacctgacattgaagtacatggaattatgagattttaatgatcatcagtacacgtaaagcagtgctgtttttacactgttgcttttctttaaaacttccaggacacagccatgtgtgctggtacatgccttcaatcccagcacttgtggaggcagaagcaggcatatcttgcttgttattttgaggtcaggctggtctaacaagcaagtctaagaaagtcacagatacccagaaaaaacctatttcaaaaacagaaaataaaaagcagccaataaacaaacaaacaaaaaacaccaaacttccaggacacattaaaatttgagattcatatctgtatcagtgtgcacataatgttaccttttattacttgtagaactttgaaaatgttcttcaatattatggtcatcccaattgtagcctaaaatatagtacgagaaaatatatattattggaaataacatgttattattaaggcaaaacttaaatcattatcttctgtgacccttagaatcatgcctgatttatttaccacattcctcctcattctcaattggaattacagaagaggatcaataacaaagtaagagttgtctctttattttaaaagtgaaagaaaaattgcagtcttacctatagcagtgaggttttcacaggtctctagcatcacatctttgtagagttgcttctgggaaggttccagcaaggcccactcttcttggctgaatttcagatgcacatcattgaaggtcactgaattctaaaatatgccatacatttgtacaacagaaacagtggcaacaatataatttatacgtcattgtcaatatagtcatataattctactgcttcttccatttattttctgacacagaagtgcgaatgttatacagttgggtgctgtgcgtgatgtgaagtaggggagatgaaaaagcctaaaggttagattgaaaaaaaaaacaaaaacaaacaaacaaacaaaaaacaaaggcgtgcttcaaaaacctgtgtttcatcagtttgtaagacatgaatataaagtagccattagttgggtacttgagcaatctatgaatcattttcagttacttgggtgagtaggtcaggaccctgtcatgagaaaggtggaaggacaaaacacagtcatgatattttatatagcaacaaatgagatgtgttgatcaggggacactgaacagatgggaaacatcagtcaaaagacaacatggtactgaatattatgttttgatcagggctcagggatgtggcatatcagtatgtgaagaggaggACTCATATAttcgtggaagggaaagtggactacagtgaatacatggataaaaataatgtgagtggcaagcaacaacaattatagccaatagcaccatatttctgagtgaccagacaaaagaaaaggaatagaacacacgattattctttgatcattgttttgtatatcctccttactatataatgtagtctatagattaaaaataaagattaaaactttctattaaaaaagaagtattaatgttatcactaagtcattttagaagaaaacagaataacaagttttaactgtatcatatatgaactttttgaagaggatatagctttggaatagacatggcaattaatgtggacaaagacaaacagagagaagggtttgaaatagagagacacagacatagagacagagacacagagagagagaaattaacagatgatcaatactaagtacagatcagagaaatttattaacagttattaactacaaaaaatggtggacaagctgggtgtattctgtcatgccttcaattccatcactcaggaggcagacacagctgtatcttattgaactggatgtcagcattatctattcaaaaagttctaggacagccagacctatatagtaagacagagcctcctctaaaagtcaatcaaacaaacacaaaatattgaaagaactcagaggtctttactgaagcttctacaaggaattatacattcactcctgttgtatatttattttccagaaattgcactgccccagcttaaactgtaacttcaatgatatcttactaaaagggaatgcatgtttaaacacctaaaaatagaaagatgaaaatattaacaagtaaatgtaaatgctgatcataaataagcaacataaaacaggacagatggctcagcagtgaggagttcttgctgctctttcaaataattgggctcaattgtcagtgattacctgggacccactactatcaattgctataagttcatgagttctgaagacatcttcagactactgtgaggattaggcacacaagaggtgcatattcatgcatataatcaaaatactcatattcagtaaaaattaaaaatagatcccagatggttgggctgattgcatactgtgtctgataagctgggtagcagagactgcatggcgtccaatagttggatctgtgggtcccaactgactgtgtttcaaatgtaagaagaaatccaatgatgaggtaaacaatcaggtccaacctcagagcacccagctaatctctgggaaagttcctgggatgttgcagcaggaataaggttttcaagcaaatggacccaagaagcaagcaggagtagctattctaatatctaataaaatagactttcaaccaaaattaattgaaagggatgaggaaggggggaatcccagatggtggtgccagaaggacattgggtctgaggagtaggacagcaatgttggtacagcaactaaaagactgaactctgggccctaaaacaacagagatcctgttacccaggtgagaggaaactccacggtgtgggagtcagtcaggtccactctcaggtcactcagcaagaacccggaagatatcccgggtcccaggatacacctttctgtcctgataaactttccaaactaaattatgttctccagggcaccatagactgggagccccagtctaggaaaaaaaaaacagggaagaaagcaggactgacctcaggtcacccattttatccctggaaaggttctgcagaccggtgggtgcacagcttccaggcctgagtgtgcctccagctgctaggcttatatgccctactctccatcacagaattgtgtgcccccggacactagaggctgggtttccctgtctggagaaaaccccacaggcagggaaacagcaggtcccagcttagagaactcagccaactctccacacacacactacatccaccatacacaggaacatttttggaaaagttctcagcttctttcccagtcgccagcttggagccatcattggcaagtgcctacgcattctacacaccacgtcaaacaccacagactgagtcttcctattgggagaaaacccaaaggtggggaaaatatctggccctacctcaggacacctagctccagaaaa contains these protein-coding regions:
- the LOC132650816 gene encoding zinc finger protein 120-like; its protein translation is RTHTGEKPYECNQCGKAFAQNSTLLSHKRTHTGEKPYECNQCGKAFAQNSHLISHKRTHTGEKPYECNECGKAFAKNSHLMSHKRTHTGEKPYECNEC